One region of Schistocerca gregaria isolate iqSchGreg1 chromosome 7, iqSchGreg1.2, whole genome shotgun sequence genomic DNA includes:
- the LOC126281976 gene encoding transmembrane reductase CYB561D2-like — translation MASAFPAVSPANDPLKDEDGYDEVLQLEPQDKKPNTKNPKSRWRTVNIMSNTSHILMLLFTVYVLILSFGDYSFFSWHPALMTLGSLLFMGEAVLAISTGNWLTSRLNRRNRITAHWVLQAIAAACIFAGFLIIFINKNRNGKLHFQSLHGIVGLVSVIFVGITSSGGVAALYTTRLKDIIKPAKVKFAHNVFGIITFAIGIASTILGIYSGWFTRHSNTLMQIVSVIVVTLASIFAVINAFKSAYSRFVNMVQGH, via the exons ATGGCAAGTGCTTTTCCAGCCGTATCTCCAGCTAATGATCCACTCAAGGATGAAGATGGTTACGACGAGGTACTTCAACTTGAGCCTCAAGATAAAAAGCCTAATACCAAGAACCCGAAATCTCGCTGGCGGACAGTAAACATCATGAGCAACACAAGTCATATTTtgatgctgttgttcacagtgtacGTGTTGATTTTAAGTTTTGgtgattattcatttttttcgtGGCATCCAGCGTTAATGACACTCGGG TCACTTCTCTTCATGGGTGAGGCAGTTTTGGCGATTTCGACTGGGAACTGGCTGACTTCAAGACTGAACAGGAGAAACCGCATAACAGCTCATTGGGTATTGCAGGCCATAGCTGCTGCCTGTATTTTTGCAGGATTTTTgataatatttattaataaaaacagaaatggaaaattaCACTTTCAATCTCTCCATGGAATAGTGGGTCTAGTTTCTGTGATATTTGTTGGAATAACCAGCAGCGGAGGCGTTGCTGCATTGTATACAACGCGCTTGAAAGACATAATTAAACCAGCTAAAGTTAAATTTGCACACAATGTTTTTGGCATTATTACATTTGCCATTGGAATAGCATCAACAATACTTGGTATTTATTCAGGATGGTTCACAAGACATTCAAATACATTAATGCAGATAGTTTCTGTAATAGTTGTTACACTAGCAAGCATTTTTGCTGTGATAAATGCTTTTAAATCTGCATATTCCAGATTTGTCAACATGGTACAAGGTCATTAA